AGATGGAGCGCGGCTCCAGGACGGAGACCTCCGCTCGGTGCACGATGCGGGGGTTGCCGAGGCGCACGTAGAAGTGCTCATCTTCTTCGAAAATGTCGTCGTCAATCACACCGACGGCGAACTCTTTTGTGGTCTCGCCAGGCTTGAAGACCAAAGTGCCCTCAGCAAACTCGTAGTCTGAGCCAGCGTTGGCTGTCCCGTCCTCTGTGCGGTAGTCCACCTATTGGGAGAGAAAATAGGGGCATTTCGGTGGCTGCGGTCATAAATCCCGCTGAATTATTCGCGCTCGCTACGAATATGAACCGAGCCGTTGATCGAAAATTCCACCGAGGCCTCGCTCACCTTCGCCGTGCAGCCGGCTTCTCCTCCGTGCCGGCTCACTGAGAGCTTTAAGGAGCCGCAGTTCTCAAAGCACTGGTAGTGGGAGGGCTCAAACTGCAGGTAGATGGTGTCGGGGTCCTCCTCTTGGCCACTGGCCTCGTGACAGCTCACCACCTTCCTCGCTTGGTCGGCAGCGTGCTTTTTCAGGATGTTTCCGGCGCCGATCATCATCCGCGTGGCCTGGATGCGGTAGAAGGCTCGGCTCTTCTGTTGTTGTACCAAGACCTGGTAGTTGGCCATTTCGATCAGCTGCTCCATATCCTTCTCCGGATGCCTCTGCTTCAGTTCTTTTAGCGTGCGAGCCATCTCCCTTCGAGCTTCCTCCTCCTGGTCCTGCTCCGCGCTCAGCCccccaccttcctccacccccTCCAGCATCCCGTCCAAAGCCTCTTTGGGCTGAGAGTGCGAGTTGACTCCCTGGCCGTCCATCTCCAAGTCCATTTTGGTGAACATGGCGTCGCCCTCGGATTCGATGATAATGCCGCGGTTCTTGACAGCACGATAGCGTTTATTGACGTACTTGTAGAAGAGCAGGCGGCGGTCCGCGATCCAAGCTTGCAGCACGCAGAGTGGGAAGAAAAGGAAGGTGAGGACCGCCTCCCAAACTTCCACCTCGCCGGGCGAGAACACGGACAGGATGAGGTAGAGCCAGATGTAGGCAAAAATGCTCCAGGCGGCGGTGACAAAGAACACTCTCAGGTGCTTTATCTTGCGGGTCTCGTTCTCCGGCACGACGTAGACACAGATGGCAATTATGATGAACATGTTGAATGCGGCGCTGCCCACGATGGTGCTCGGCCCCAGAGATCCGGATTCAAAATTATGGCCCACCACCTCGATGACGGACAGAAGGATTTCTGGTGCTGACGACCCTAAAGCCATCAAGGTCAAGTTGGAGACGGTCTCGTTCCAAATGCGCACAGTTGTCGTGGTTGTCTCGCCGTTGGGCTTCTTGATGGTGATCTCTTTCTCCTGAGAGGTGATGACCTCGATGGACGACATGAAGCGGTCGGCGATGATGGACATGCCCAGGAACATGTATATAAGCGCCGCAAAGTAAACGATGGCCCGAGCCACCTTATCACCCACCACGGGGTTTTGGGGATTCCACATGGGCAGCACCACGCCATCAGAGCAGTTATCTTCGCTGGTGCAGTTGCCCGGCGGGCCGCCGGGCTCTTCGTGGCCGGAGCTGCTCGGGGACACGTGAGTGACTCCCGGGAGCAGGAGCAGCAGGACTGAGACGTATACGCAAGGGGCGAAAGATGGAGTCCGCGTTTGCGGCGACATGGCGCCGTCACGATATTCGTTATTTGTCTGAGTTCAGTCCGTGCGCAGTTTCTTGATAGAAACCTCTGCAAGGAGATAAGGGGGACACAGATGGTGAATTTGCATAGACAATGCCTATTCTATTCCTGAaataacagacacacacatgctcttTTGTGTGCAAACGATGTGGGATCCAATCGCTTGGCAGATTTAGAAAGCAGAAATATTGGCACCTACTAATGGTTGAGTCATGAGTGTTGGCCCGCCCCGCGCCCACACATCCCGGATAATGGTGCCATTTTCTGCAAAAGCTGCGGTGGAAAAGTTCACCTTTGCACTCGCGGTACCAAGAGAAAAAAGTGACTCAGTCCGCAATGTACTGTCAAGTTAGAAcgggtacaaaaaaataaataccatcgAAAAAGACAacgatcaaaataaaaatcaggaaAGGACTGCATCTGCGTCTGCGATTGTAAACCTGCCCTTGGGCGTTGAGAATACGGCACATTGAATACAGAGCAGCGTGGTGGTTGGGAATATCATGGCGATAAAACCAATTCCTGTTCTGAACGGTCTCTCCGTGAGACCCGGGAATGACAATCTCCCGGGACCCGAAGTGGGCGACCGACATCGACTCCGTCCTCCAAAAGGCCCAGCGGacgatgtacttcctgcggcttctgagaaagcagggcctgccaccggagctgctgaggcgcTTCTACAcggcggtcatcgaatcggtcctgtgttcttccatcgcagtctggtttggtgctgctacaaaaaaggacaaactccgactgctgaaaggattgtcggtacccccccctacccaccctcgaggacttgcacgctgccagaactaagacaagggcgtgccaaatccccaccccggtcaccggctcttccggctccctccttccctcaggcaggcgccaccgatcaatgcaaactagaactagtagacattccgacagcttcttccctcttgcaatcaacttcttaaacagctcaCCTGCAATTCCAtcgcaacatgctgccaatttcttttgtcttgagACAGttgatgtattactcgtgcactcgctgtcgttgtctcgccgtgctgcatgcactatttgcatatagcggccactcatgccagagtagcatctgctccatttgcacaccgactgaggagtatctgcaacattgtcccagatgatcgcgctactcgtcactttcaaccgcatccactccttgaagtctcggcgccccttTGCAcgacggtcattgcaccggccTATTGCGATAtgagccattcgaactgctctaagtgctggaggactctgcatctttttgcacaattgttttttgtcaatgtctttttctgtctccaaagtctcTGTCTCTGTCAATGGACCGCCGTCTGTTGTCGTTGTCTGTCgaccaccggagacaaattccttgtgtgtttttgggacatacttggcaaatcgagatgattctgattctgatgtgaggCGAAGAGTGTCGCCGGCCCTCTTTTTGTTAACTTCGACAGCCGAGTGGTACGGCGGCTGCCGTTTTGTCTTGTTGGTCAATGAGGCGGGTGCCATTGAGACCCTATGGATTCTCCCAAGATCGGAGACCAAAAATCATCTGAGCTCCTCTCTTGCTGTCTCCAGCTGTTTGATAACGAAACGGGAAAGATTTATGTTGCCAGTGCCGTTTATAACATTGCCGCTAAAGAGATTTACATCAGAGAGCACTTTAGTTTTCCTGCTATGTAGCCTACTTTAATATCGGGTGCGCTGCGCCgccatttaaatgtatttctatgTAAATGCACCACTGAATGGGATCGTTTCAGCATTGAGATTCCTTGGGGAAATGGAATAAATGTACCGTATGAGGTATTTGAAAACTTCTCGGAGGTTCAGGGTGTCTTCACGTAAGCCATTTAAAGCACACCAGAGGAAAACTTATGCACGGCGTATTTCTTTGGCAGCAAAATGGCCATTCGAACAGCTTGAGTGAATCATTCAGTGGAGAGCCAACGGAAACCCAGAGGCTCAAGACGAACGTCGAGAGAAAACCGCCCACGGGGGAAGGTGTCATGTGATGCGCCCGATGAAAATTTGAAGACCGTCTCGGAAATGGCTCGGCTGCCTCCGCAATGCTTTCGCTGCACCGCGCGCGCTCTCGTCGACACGCAGCAGGGAAAAGCGCAGCTGTCACATTTCGAGGTGAAGCGGCGCGCTCGCGCAAATCGGAGAGAGAaggacattttcattcattttgtttgcCACCCTGTTGCACCCTGACGCCCTCCTGCCCGAGGATGCCTCGCGGCCTTCATCCCGACTTTGAGAAAAAGcccacgcgcgcgcgcgcacacacacaattgaatGCTTCGAAGGCTTTGAGATGGATCACCCTGAAGAAGGAACAACAATGCGTATTCCTTTTCGGAGGAATTCAGCTCTGCCGATTCAAGTACACTCGTGGATTTCTGACAATTGAATCTCCTCGAACGTAATGTTGAGTGGGCGGCGAGCGAGCCCACCCCCAACTGGCGTACGCTCAACGGCGCACCTTTGCCATTCGCGGGGAGCAACGGGCCGACGAGCTCCAGTTGGCCGCAGTAAACCCACACGAATACAACTGGAGACACACAAATGGAAGCATCTCTGCAGAATTCAAAgttgacaaaaataacacaGCCCCTTTTTCTGCTGCATTGACATCAACATGCTGCTAATTCCactcattatttcagttttcttccCTCTTGAATTACACGACGATTTGAACTAATTACAATCGAGCAAAGGATATCATCGAGGTTACGAATGAGCATCGCTCATGGAGCATCGCGGGAAGATATCGTCACTCAGGAGTTCTTGATTTTGCCGACCGCTAagcaaggcgcacacaccaacGGCAAGAATTGACATCCGTATTAGCGCAATCATTGAACATTGCATGGCGCAATGCATTCTGGGAGCCACGTGGCTTTTTGtccttttgggtttttttgatcgccactgtatatttgtgctttttaaaatgattgtgtgttctatacaaaatatgtatttgatgAACAAATGGGAAATGTGATTCTTTTCACATATTTGCATTTGTGAATGGTTAAGTAACTTACAAAATATTACTGTCAATGCGACACAGtttcagtgttgttgttgttgttgtttttggttttttttaatgaacgtTTTTTCGGGTCGGTCGCCTCTCACGGTGAATTGTCGAATCTGTCCCGACCGAGGAGCTCGTCACCGTTTGCTCCCAAGAACGCAAACCGGAAGACCGCCAGCGCGAAACCATTTAAGCCGATCCTCCGCTGGGATTCCATACGGCGACCTTCGAGGCCAAGAAGAAGGAACATTACAAGAGGAATTGCTATGTTCCTATTGAGCAAAGGCCTACACAGACGTGGCTTCAGATTTgatatttccaaaatgttttcaatgatgaggaataatggataaataaatgactGGATAAACCCTATATGTCATGACATTTCGCTATTTATTGTTAAGGATGATAAAATAGCCTCAGGAATGGAAAGTGATCCAAGTCAAGGGCCACGTGGCCCTGCTCGCATTATTTCTATTGGACAAATACAGGAAATTGTCAACCATGAAAACAGAAAAGACGAATTTGTATTTGACATCCCAAGAGACATTTTGACTCACCTCGCAACAGTTGTTGAGCGATCTTGATGTTTTGAAGTTGGAAGCTTCAGAAGTGGAACGTACTTTTCATTTCTCTctgcgggggggaaaaaaggtttgAGATAAAAATGTCTCCAGTTGTATCATCATCATATAAAAAAGAGACAAGAGGGCTTGCCCGTGACAGCGTTTTAAGAAAGGAATGGAGTGCTttttcaggcaaaaaaaaaatgcaggaaaaAAGTCGATTATTCGCGGCGGGCTGTACGAATCGACGGCTCCATTTGCGTGCGGTCCCAGAACGCCCCGAATCTCCCAGGAGCCTGCTTCTCGGGCTCCTAGGCTCTCCGACGATGCTGCTGGAATTCCTCGGCTATCGAACTTGACGCATCCGGGTTAGTATTGGTTGTTCTTGTGAGAACAAACGCCGACCGCGTTCCacagcgacgaagcattccacAAACGTTTGGTCTTTCAGAAgactaaaacaatacaatacaatacacgtTCATTCATCCGTAGCCCGTATGAAGGATTGTCGGTGCGTAAAATACCACCGACTCGCTCCTCTTTGGTCTCCGCGGAATGAGTCACAAATCCCACTAAAGTGCCCGTCTATGTTTTTAatccgaaaaaaaaaagaaaaggggggggggggcaaagagTGCACCGGGAGAAGAGAATAGgcgtgaatggatggatggatggatggatggtgacgGAGCGACAAGAGCAGGGCGAGATGGAGGTGGCGGCTGACGAGAAAAGAGGAGTGTGCGCCGGGATGCAAGAAAAATCACTTACTCTTGCGGTGGGCAGCGTTGGCACAAGAGGCGagcggcgaggaggaggaggaggaggaggaggagaagcagTAACACTGCAGTGGAGACAAGCTGGGAGGAGACGCCGCGTGCACACGCTCGCTCCACTTGGACAGCCGGCGACTCTTTGACATCATCGCTCATCACCTGTTGGCTGCTGGcagcagaaaaaaagacaacactCCGCCGTGCAgcggggggggaaatgcactgCATCAACCTGGGATCGCTTCACCCTAAGCACTCACGCAGCCAAACGGGGGAACGCATTCCAAACCCTTCTCAGTACGCTAAGCGTCTGCAGGCTTGACAGCCCAGCGGTTAgcgcgtccgcctcacagttccgcGGATCGGGGTTCGACTCCGCGCTTGAGATTTCTCCCGTGGACTTTGCGTGTTCCGAGAGCGGCGGTGCCACCGCTTTCCCGCAGAGCGCTGTTCGTCGCAAGATGTCGGAACACGCGGACGGTGAATACGTTTGCTGCAGCGATCACGCACGTGAGCCCGCACAGCAAATCGATGGATCgctacttttgaaatcacaaGTCAGGGAAATGATTCATTgcgaaaagaaacaaaaagggtTCGGTCACAAAGAAACGGTCGCGATATCGCAACGTAATCAAATCGAAGACagtttgccattttggttcggatgttagcaagaaacatgaagtctaCTAATTGGCTACAGCGGGCCAGACCAAACGATgcggtgggccagatctggtccCCGGGCCTGGAGTTTGACGGCCGCTCGAGCGTTTCTTGAGCCACGGCCGTCTGTCAGCGCCGCGTAGACCGACGGACCCTTTCGAGGCTCAGGAAAGTGAAGGCGAAGAATGTTCCTGTGCGATCCGCCGTCGTCTGGACATTGGGGACTTTGTGCTTTCCTTGCTTTTTCCTAGAAGGCCGTTTGGGAACCAGTTAGCTTGATGTCGCGTCAGCTTCAAAGCTTTCTTACTGACACTTTAGGACTTGGAGATGGTGATGTTTTAAGCCTGGTCGTCATCTCGACATGCGGCATCATCCGAAATCAGTTTGATTGTCTTGACTGTGGGCCGTCGAGCACTCAATATATCACGCTTACTTCTCATATTTCGCGTATTTTCGGCGCAGATGACACATCACCGACTTTGTTTCTGCGGCCATGGTAACGTTTGCCCCACAGTCCACCCGTGGATGTCGAGAACAGCAACTGCGACTGACTACACTACGACCGCACTACGATGCATTCGATGATCCGCTCGCCCGTTTCTCAAAGCGCTCGTTCTCCTTACGAGGTCAAGGGTGAGCCGGAGCCTCTCCCTGCCGAGGACTCGTCGCCAGCCCACCGATCGTGATAAACGAGGAAATAGAAAGTCCCACGTCTGTGCGCTCCTCGGAGACCTCCTCTCATTAAAGCGGCGGAGAACCTATTGAAAACAGGCCCAAACGAGACGTCGCTCACGTATGGACGATGCCTCGAACACCGGCGACTTCCCTCGGGACGGGGACAAACCTCGCCGCAATACGCTCTTCAACTTTCAGTCCCACCGAAGCAACGCGAGGGAAGTTCATTGGCTTTCTGCTTTCTGTCTggcttgacccccccccccacaataaaAGTGCAGATTGTCATCGGAATTAGCAATATGGTATATGCGCAGAGGCAACATTGAAAGCTGTTGTTGCACATCAAATTTCACAGCAGGAACTTGAAATTGGCAGGGAGCCATTTGTTAACGAGTCCTGTCAGGCAGCTCGTGGGCGCAACTGTTGCTGCTCGTCCCGCCGGCGGCGTGCCGCCATCTTGCGGTCGCTCCATTCGAACATTCCGGGGGGGATCAACTTCAGTGGCCAGCTCCAATCTTTCCATcatcaccaaaaaaataataatcatcgcAATAATGAACGCCGAACACGTGGATTTATTGAAAGTGCTCAGAGAGAACATTTCAATTGTCTTGCTACGATGTAAGCGAAAAGACAATATTTAAGGATCAATAGCCACATTGACCCGTCATTACTGGGATTGCGTTGATCAGCCCATTCGATTGATTTCGGTTTGCGCCATGATTTCCTGAATATGCAATCATTTGTCTCAGCTAAGATGCACCAataaacatttgtcaacacacaaaaatacacgtTTGCCGGAATGCCCACACAATGGCTACCAATACCCAGTTTGGACCACTAGGTGGCAGGCTACAGCCATTGATGGACAATCTGCTTTCCAAGGGCGAGAAAGAAGTGTCAATATGGAAGTCATGATTTCCTTTTAAATACAGTCATCTATCGACCTGCGAGCAAGGACCACCGGCCGGTCGTTGACTAACAACGCATTTTATCATCTGAGATGCAGGATTTGATCCTTGTTTTCTCACCATCCAAGCGCTTTCCAGAGGGTCACGGGCAACAAATGTAGacacagacaaacattcacactcacaaagaTGCGATCCGGCAAACCGGATGGAAGAAAAGCTCTTCATTCTCAAAATATGCGCCACGAGTTTTATCGTTCAGGACCTGACGATGGCTTGCTGTGGGTTGACGTTGATGACGTCGCAGTTATTACTTATTGAGAGGACTTACGGCAAGAAGAGCCATTGGTCGCCGTGCAGCGCGGCCTTTCCGTACAGCTCAACCACAGTTCCGCGTTAAAGTGAGACGAGAGCGTCCTGTCGAGACTCGGAGATCGCGGCCCTACTTGGCAGGTTTGAGGCCCCCCGCGACTCTGGTTTCCGTCCGTCCGACCGTTTTCCGCGGCGCTCGTCCTCGTAAGGGTGGCGGCTAACTTTGGGGTGCTTCGTTTCTCTTGGTTTCTTTGAGCTAAGCTGGAGAACGAAACAGCACAAATCTTCATTCCCTCTGGCATGTGCATGACGTACTATATGGACAGGAAGTCGTCGAACGCAACAATCCACTTCCGAGAACGAGATCAGCTCGAAGAGATGTCTTGGAATTCACCTTTGACCTCCTCGGCCTGTTCGTAGGAGGTCAAAGGTGATTGAAAGGGAAGCCAATGCCGAAGACGGACGGGCAAGCGCGCCGGAACGGTGGGAATGATGGGAGGTTGAGTTTGAGATTGTTCTTTGGGTTGGTGGTCATGCGGATGAGATCCAACAAGGAGCGAACACGGACAAACACCAAGCGAGATTCATCCGACTATTTGAAGACTTTGCGATAGACAGACAAGCGTCGTACTCCGTATTCTGCGGTGCTTTTAGGTCAATTAGTGCCAGGTAATCGTCTCAACGTCAACTGCGGAGGTTCCCAATGGAGCCAAGTGGGACGGCgtgtccgcctcacagttcgaagctccttcccgtgtggagtttgcatgttctccctgtccaTAGGTGTCGATTTGCGCAATCGGCCGGTTCGACTCCTGCTCCCACGTCGTCGACTCTAATGATGACGAGAAGTCAAACCAAAAAAGAAGAGACGTCAGGCAGCGCGTGCTCGCCATTGTTTCCCAGTGCTGCCAAATGATCTGCGAAATAAAGTGGCGTGCTCTGTGATCCGTTCAGGGACGATTTGAGGCCTTTGGGGGCGGAGGTTCATCCAATTGTATGAGCAAAAGGCTCGATAACCCTTTTACACGGGGTACGACGGCTTGACACCGTATTGCTTCTGCACTGTTGAAACTTCGACATTCGCAGCTCGCGACAGTCGGTGTGTTGATTTTGGGCCCTTTTTACTCCAAGACCTTGATTCCAAATCATTGACGAGCGATACAAAATAAGACCCTTAGCCTTCGAGGGTCGAGTGCACCGAGTGCCTCCGGCTGCTCGGCTGTTATTCTACGCAGCGACGGGCGGGCCGGTCTTCACGCGTCTCCTTTCTTTTCCATCGGCACATCACAGCGGGAAACAGTAGGACCGACGGGGGCGGATATTGAATGACGGCGTCACTTTAGCGACGTGAGCGTCGAAACCAGGAGAACTCCAGGTAAAGCGCAGACCGACGCAAGCGGTGGATTCGAGTCAGTGGTGGGGAGCAAGCAAAGAGATGCAGACAAAAGGCAAGAACCTTTTCTGCTTGGCCTGCCCCCTCGTCggtgtctg
The DNA window shown above is from Phyllopteryx taeniolatus isolate TA_2022b chromosome 17, UOR_Ptae_1.2, whole genome shotgun sequence and carries:
- the slc8a4a gene encoding solute carrier family 8 member 4a; this encodes MSPQTRTPSFAPCVYVSVLLLLLPGVTHVSPSSSGHEEPGGPPGNCTSEDNCSDGVVLPMWNPQNPVVGDKVARAIVYFAALIYMFLGMSIIADRFMSSIEVITSQEKEITIKKPNGETTTTTVRIWNETVSNLTLMALGSSAPEILLSVIEVVGHNFESGSLGPSTIVGSAAFNMFIIIAICVYVVPENETRKIKHLRVFFVTAAWSIFAYIWLYLILSVFSPGEVEVWEAVLTFLFFPLCVLQAWIADRRLLFYKYVNKRYRAVKNRGIIIESEGDAMFTKMDLEMDGQGVNSHSQPKEALDGMLEGVEEGGGLSAEQDQEEEARREMARTLKELKQRHPEKDMEQLIEMANYQVLVQQQKSRAFYRIQATRMMIGAGNILKKHAADQARKVVSCHEASGQEEDPDTIYLQFEPSHYQCFENCGSLKLSVSRHGGEAGCTAKVDYRTEDGTANAGSDYEFAEGTLVFKPGETTKEFAVGVIDDDIFEEDEHFYVRLGNPRIVHRAEVSVLEPRSISSGGSTAGVSSRVPPKAALGGAHTATVTIYDDDHAGIFTFESKSTRVSESVGNMQVKVHRTSGARGKVAVPYRTVEGTAKAGEDYEEASGKLEFQNDETMKLLNVKIIDDEEYEKNKTFTIILEEPVLLEVGQRHGDTNDNKTPIGPEDVAKMGCPCLGEHTSLEVVIEESYEFKSTVDKLIKKTNLALVVGSSSWREQFVSAVTVSAGDDDEEESGEERLPSCFDYIMHFLTVFWKVLFAFVPPTEYWNGWACFIVSISLIGVLTAVTGDLASHFGCTVGLKDSVTAVVFVALGTSVPDTFASKVAAIQDQYADASIGNVTGSNAVNVFLGIGVAWTIASVYWKTSGKSFKVQPGSLAFSVTLFTVMALVCVLALLYRRRPGVSGGELGGPRTAKLLTLFLFLSLWFIYILLSSLEAYCHVPGF